In one window of Vanessa atalanta chromosome 10, ilVanAtal1.2, whole genome shotgun sequence DNA:
- the LOC125066889 gene encoding HIG1 domain family member 2A, mitochondrial, which yields MANEEPSDLDWIQLRREMGPSYHVETTKEKFARKFSANPFVPIGCLATAGALSYGLWCFRTGKSKLSQQMMRVRIVAQGLTITALVVGVVMTAGKTLK from the exons ATGGCAAATGAAGAACCTTCCGATCTAGACTGGATCCAATTGCGTCGTGAAATGGGACCTTCATATCATGTTGAAACCACCAAAGAAAAATTTGCTCGAAAATTTAGTGCAAACCCCTTTGTGCCTATAg GATGCCTTGCAACAGCGGGGGCTCTATCATATGGCTTATGGTGTTTCCGTACTGGCAAAAGTAAATTATCACAGCAAATGATGCGGGTTAGAATTGTTGCTCAAGGTTTGACAATAACAGCTTTAGTTGTTGGAGTTGTAATGACTGCTGGGAAAACTTTGAAATAG
- the LOC125066875 gene encoding threonine aspartase 1 has product MNGFIAVHCGAGYHSDSLRKDYQRTCYIACRKAAEALVQGGTAVDAVEKAIIELENSPLTNAGFGSNLSWDGLVECDASIMNGQTLHFGACGAVSNVWNPITLAKQLCIKQCESLSLGRVPPCILTGQGAKTWAERMGLQIVEENKMISSRAFRNYKHCKRKLKRYSVQNDLKFSPLDTVGAICVDANGLVASGASSGGVSLKHEGRVGQAASFGSGVWAAMSRDGLTPSIAACTSGCGEHLIRTQLAKNSAESLLESSPVIGLDKCLKEKFLESPFLWDIPERLGGTLALTFNPQVGEGELLWGHTTKTMCVGYMSTDTAKPKCVISYLPPKVESGRKAVVSGVPFKVNMQPAPVLQWEIKTEPHLNGSL; this is encoded by the exons ATGAATGGATTTATTGCCGTTCACTGTG GAGCAGGTTACCACAGTGATTCTTTAAGAAAAGACTACCAAAGAACTTGCTACATTGCATGTCGAAAAGCTGCCGAAGCACTCGTACAAGGTGGAACTGCTGTGGATGCTGTAGAAAAAGCTATTATTG AATTAGAAAATAGTCCATTAACAAATGCTGGCTTTGGATCAAATCTAAGTTGGGATGGATTAGTTGAATGTGATGCTTCTATCATGAATGGACAAACATTACACTTTGGTGCATGTGGTGCAGTGTCCAATGTGTGGAACCCCATCACATTAGCTAAACAGCTTTGTATTAAACAGTGTGAGAGTTTATCTTTAGGACGTGTACCACCTTGTATTCTAACTGGGCAAGGGGCTAAAACTTGGGCTGAAAGAATGGGCTTGCAAATAGTTGAAGAAAATAAGATGATTTCAAGTCGTGCTTTCCGTAATTATAAACATTgcaaacgaaaattaaaaaggtaTTCTGTTCAAAATGATTTGAAATTCAGCCCACTGGATACAGTAGGAGCTATATGTGTTGATGCCAACGGATTGGTAGCTTCTGGAGCAAGTTCTGGTGGAGTTTCACTAAAACATGAAGGAAGAGTGGGACAAGCTGCATCTTTTGGAAGTGGTGTATGGGCTGCAATGAGTAGAGATGGATTGACTCCTTCCATTGCAGCTTGCACTTCAGGTTGCGGTGAACATTTAATAAGAACTCAGCTTGCTAAAAATTCAGCTGAAAGTTTGTTAGAATCATCTCCTGTAATAGGTCTTGACAAATGTTTGAAAGAAAAGTTTTTGGAATCACCTTTCTTATGGGATATACCGGAAAGgcttggtggcacattggctcTCACTTTTAACCCTCAAGTTGGAGAAGGAGAATTACTTTGGGGTCACACAACAAAAACAATGTGTGTTGGATATATGTCAACAGATACGGCTAAACCaaag TGTGTCATATCCTACTTACCACCAAAAGTGGAGTCTGGGCGTAAGGCAGTTGTATCTGGGGTACCATTCAAAGTGAATATGCAACCTGCTCCAGTATTACAATGGGAGATTAAGACTGAACCACACCTCAATGGATCTCTTtga
- the LOC125066922 gene encoding girdin, whose translation MAASASEIEDFLSGPLVSWLRSCLPEPASIKEYSSLFNGDILHHIYLQIDPEPSFHITKLTGLEDQALILGRVKNFDAIVKNVKALFDEELGMTLLVVPECICLGKAPETREGLENMKLLSLLLLGAAVQCPNKEIFITRIKELDVDLQHNIVECIKQVTDMQTVVLTPDAIDLFQSPTMFNHMRRLAKERDHYLQNWASLVLNEGLCENENENKNGKSRSTQNVNQNNGETQHLAVELADWKARLRKQRQELEEKSEQLSECREELEHTKLTLAKLRADSQEWFNEARKAAGYRDEVDALREKAERCDRLEQEIQRYRDRLSDAEYYKTRVTELREDNKALMETRDALEEQLQRARKRAEQCLSLEAAMIKLKREANDIALERDADQQKIQELIEENNHLQYITRSVLSESNNSNLDTDNECENTLESGENSLSEQLTSNAQARALKLELENKRLLSTIDSLREQSLLESSDKVLELEKEKKRLTLKCEQLQENCNRLKLQNSELEEVFKNALEENRKLQDSLDNQKTFIDRQAIDRDSEKNKLQDFERHLESLTKDKQRIQMLCDSIQRRADDLEKTLDSRTKELNIVKPDAEKVTRFIIQTEELKTKLTYSEKETHNLQREVTKLREAVEEKDVTLDTISTEIELKNKEIERLIRQIDLNQSLTSRLQDLEQKTQELKSSKKVDTETIQALQKDLILEKVNFDKLRNCMDKLGINTSELISKDVSIEELLEKIITNVDHEALISEITAKANFFNLVPCNCNNKGKTDVDENVVNPQIEQLTADLATLQVSLENCQAENAKLQVNVATLNSQNGSLISQQMTLQLANSQLAAEKEEIIKQLEVLKDKQDNLLRDQVALQTLHEQLNTEYETLLSEKEPVKAVIRDLKIENRELKEKLTNCEKKITDFELERENLKIESRNLTNLRAEHSKLKEDFRNLFTASDRLKNEYRNMQEEYRNIRSEVAQLKLRNTEISGEINTKSEVITSMELEISKTNQHCEMLIQMNKSLDADRRSLMDHVSQLLTQYHELLAHSLKDKQHYHEEEKMFADRVNALCRQKEKLEEKIMEHYKKLDNCTTKRRGFGASFVKRVRKAGTDLINKVPSRSNKRIEDANRSKSQLTLAGSESGESDPGSQDLEKLSKISDHDQGSSNPSVESPRHSSDSSFRRFDDSLLKKSDNMEMSGSIHSLDPIRMTGESNFVRRLSAASIHSGGGDDALIRASLRRRPHKTVPSSHRNSYQGVEGESSLPAASTPSPVFGTAGTRRTVYLADDNQDVNITSKPQSTPVKENPTYLVYNRISTVIGDGACQSNSDRSMEHRPVSDQPRSMEENTPEREDLRNDKRTVSRNEKTDNSKETAIWYEYGCV comes from the exons ATGGCCGCATCTGCTTCTGAGATCGAGGACTTCTTAAGCGGACCTCTTGTTTCGTGG ctAAGATCATGCCTGCCAGAACCTGCCAGTATCAAGGAATACTCCTCCCTCTTCAATGGAGATATCCTACACCATATCTACCTCCAGATTGACCCAGAACCTTCATTTCACATTACAAAGCTAACAGGACTCGAAGACCAGGCACTCATTTTGGGCAGAGTAAAGAATTTTGATGCAatagttaaaaatgtaaagGCTTTATTTGATGAAGAGTTGGGAATGACTCTATTAGTTGTGCCTGAATGCATATGCTTAGGTAAAGCACCAGAAACCCGGGAAGGTCTGGAGAATATGAAACTGTTGTCTCTGTTGTTACTTGGTGCAGCAGTTCAGTGTCCTAACAAAGAAATTTTCATTACGAGAATTAAAGAGCTAGATGTTGACTTGCAACATAATATTGTGGAATGTATAAAACAG GTGACAGACATGCAAACCGTGGTATTAACACCAGATGCAATTGACCTCTTCCAATCACCAACAATGTTCAACCACATGAGAAGACTGGCCAAGGAACGAGACCACTATTTACAAAACTGGGCGTCTCTCGTCCTGAATGAAGGATTATGTGAAAATgagaacgaaaataaaaatggaaaaagtCGATCTACTCAGAATGTTAATCAGAATAACGGGGAAACTCAACATCTAGCTGTTGAATTAGCAGATTGGAAAGCAAGGTTACGGAAACAGAGACAGGAGCT GGAAGAAAAATCTGAACAGCTGTCGGAATGTCGTGAAGAATTAGAACACACTAAGCTGACGCTAGCAAAGTTACGAGCGGACAGCCAAGAGTGGTTTAACGAAGCGAGAAAGGCAGCGGGCTACAGAGATGAAGTAGACGCTTTGAGGGAGAAGGCAGAGAGATGTGACAG gttgGAACAGGAGATACAGAGATATCGCGATCGTTTATCTGATGCTGAATATTATAAGACAAGGGTCACAGAATTACGAGAAGACAATAAAGCTTTAATGGAAACAAGGGATGCGTTGGAAGAGCAGTTACAGAGGGCGAGGAAAAGGGCAGAACAATGTCTATCTCTAGAAGCAGCCATGATTAAGTTAAAAAGAGAGGCCAATGATATTGCATtg gaGAGAGATGCAGATCAACAAAAAATTCAAGAACTGATTGAGGAGAATAATCATTTGCAATACATAACAAGATCTGTTTTGAGTGAAAGCAACAATAGTAACTTGGACACAGATAATGAATGTGAAAATACTTTGGAGTCGGGCGAAAACAGTTTGTCTGAACAACTGACCAGTAATGCACAAGCGAGGGCTTTAAAACTTGAATTAGAAAATAAGCGACTTCTCTCTACAATTGACAGTCTTCGAGAACAATCGTTATTAGAAAGTAGTGATAAGGTATTAGAATTAGAAAAGGAAAAGAAGAGATTAACGCTCAAATGTGAACAGTTACAAGAAAACTGTAACAGACTCAAGCTGCAAAATTCAGAATTAGAAGAGGTATTCAAAAATGCATTGGAAGAAAATAGAAAGCTACAAGACTCATTGGATAatcaaaaaacatttatagatcGGCAAGCGATTGATAGAGActcagaaaaaaataagttacaagATTTCGAAAGACATTTAGAGTCTTTGACTAAAGACAAACAAAGAATACAAATGTTGTGTGATTCAATACAAAGACGAGCAGACGATCTCGAAAAGACATTAGATTCGAGAACAAAAGAGTTAAACATAGTTAAACCTGATGCTGAAAAAGTGACACGTTTCATTATACAAACAGAAGAGCTTAAAACGAAATTAACTTACAGTGAAAAAGAAACGCATAACTTACAAAGGGAAGTTACTAAGTTACGAGAAGCGGTAGAAGAGAAAGATGTGACGCTCGATACAATTAGCACTGAAATAGaacttaaaaacaaagaaatcgAAAGATTAATAAGACAGATAGATTTAAATCAGTCGTTAACTAGCAGACTCCAAGACTTGGAGCAAAAGACGCAAGAGTTGAAGTCAAGTAAGAAAGTCGATACTGAAACTATACAAGCTCTTCAAAAGGATTTAATACTGGAGAAGGTTAATTTTGATAAGTTGAGAAACTGTATGGATAAGCTGGGAATAAATACATCAGAATTAATATCAAAAGACGTCAGCATTGAAGAATTgttagaaaaaattataacaaatgttgATCATGAAGCATTGATATCAGAAATTACTGCAAAGgcaaatttctttaatttagtTCCATGTAATTGCAATAATAAGGGCAAAACCGATGTTGATGAAAACGTTGTTAACCCTCAAATCGAACAATTGACTGCAGATTTAGCGACGTTACAAGTTTCTTTAGAAAATTGTCAAGCAGAAAATGCTAAACTACAAGTAAATGTAGCCACGCTTAATTCTCAGAATGGTTCTCTTATCTCGCAACAAATGACGCTACAACTTGCCAATAGTCAACTTGCTGCAGAAAAGgaggaaataataaaacaactggAGGTTTTGAAAGATAAACAAGACAATCTTCTACGCGATCAAGTAGCTTTGCAAACTTTGCATGAACAATTAAACACAGAATATGAAACGTTGCTCAGTGAGAAGGAGCCCGTAAAAGCAGTAATTCGAGATTTGAAAATCGAAAACAGagaattaaaagaaaagctaaccaattgtgaaaaaaaaataacagacttTGAATTGGAACGCGAGAACTTAAAAATCGAATCTCGAAATCTAACAAATCTAAGGGCTGAACATTCTAAGTTGAAAGAAGATTTTAGAAATCTGTTTACTGCCAGTGATAGGTTAAAGAATGAGTACAGAAATATGCAAGAAGAGTACAGAAATATTAGAAGTGAAGTCgcacaattaaaattaagaaatacagAAATTTCTGGTGAAATTAACACAAAATCGGAAGTGATTACTAGTATGGAACTGGAAATCAGTAAAACAAATCAACACTGTGAAATGCTAATTCAGATGAATAAGAGCTTAGATGCTGATAGAAGATCGTTAATGGATCATGTTTCACAACTTCTCACGCAATACCATGAGTTATTAGCACATtctttaaaagataaacaacATTACCATGAGGAGGAAAAGATGTTCGCTGACAGAGTAAATGCTTTATGCCgacaaaaagaaaaattggaAGAAAAAATTATGgaacattataaaaaacttgACAACTGCACGACAAAACGACGAGGCTTTGGTGCGTCATTTGTTAAAAGAGTACGAAAGGCTGGAACGGATTTAATTAACAAAGTACCTTCCCGAAGCAATAAAAGGATTGAAGATGCGAATCGTTCTAAATCACAATTAACATTAGCAGGATCAGAATCTGGCGAATCAGATCCAGGTAGTCAAGATTTAGAGAAGTTATCTAAAATTTCTGACCATGACCAAGGATCTTCTAATCCAAGTGTCGAATCACCTAGACACAGCTCTGACTCGAGCTTCAGACGATTTGACGATAGTTTGCTAAAGAAGTCTGATAATATGGAAATGTCAGGTTCAATTCATAGTCTTGACCCAATAAGAATGACTGGTGAAAGTAATTTTGTTAGAAGATTGTCAGCAGCTTCAATTCATAGCGGAGGTGGGGATGATGCCCTGATTCGAGCATCTCTCAGAAGGCGACCACATAAAACCGTGCCATCATCGCATCGAAATAGTTATCAGGGTGTAGAGGGTGAATCGAGCTTGCCAGCAG catcgACTCCTTCTCCTGTATTCGGAACGGCTGGAACACGTCGGACAGTATATTTAGCTGATGACAACCAAGACGTAAACATAACCAGTAAACCTCAGAGCACACCTGTTAAAGAAAACCCAACTTACTTGGTTTACAATAGAATTTCAACCGTTATTGGTGATGGGGCGTGTCAAAGTAACAGTGATAGGTCGATGGAACATAGACCTGTGTCTGATCAACCGCGTTCCATGGAAGAGAATACACCAGAACGAGAAGATTTGCGAAATGACAAACGTACGGTGAGTCGCAACGAAAAAACTGATAACTCAAAGGAAACAGCAATTTGGTATGAATATGggtgtgtataa
- the LOC125066784 gene encoding coiled-coil domain-containing protein 149 produces the protein MSSKIFAKVNKVQFQDQQLDDYVLENSVIKSKLQSKIDALSIMTKELDKCSMERDRYKLLVEQLKCKKSVQDNTNSHDRFAPTNTISGSEILARTKEQNNLLKLEIETLKSKLDEANGDILALRKQMQKGQSFDEQNEYKAFSTSKTDYEQLVQELEKIKKKYQQIQLDYRATLDEKEELVSDRDYYKSKVQRLNHQISYILSNRVKMQTDEQDSPKQIVDIDALITENKYLHERITQLQVEKEIVKRTLTKYKILLDNRSKNEPFNIKKGFADVITQKQVRELLDINSKTGLKRTSAAELKSLCLGLFEALNDKSIALQHQRKTNQILANRITDLEKTLENWCNGQKCVPIFPSQMLMEEFPNDSGSVKSDESKEKSEKEMYENNYINKIKYTDSDEELNKSKEDLSSSSFENGSGDHRLSSKIVLPQELEDLVKEALAALKSVQ, from the exons atgtctaGTAAAATTTTCGCTAAGGTAAATAAAGTTCAGTTTCAAGACCAACAGTTAGACGACTATGTTCTCGAG AATTCTGTTATCAAAAGTaaacttcaaagtaaaattgatgCCCTCTCTATTATGACTAAAGAATTGGATAAATGTAGCATGgaaagagatagatataaaTTGCTAGTTGAACAGTTGAAGTGCAAAAAAAGTGTTCAAGATAATACAAACAGTCACGACAGATTTGCGCCGACTAATACAATAAGTGGCAGTGAGATTTTGGCAAGAACAAAAGAGCAGAATAACCTGCTTAAATTGGAG ATTGAAACACTTAAAAGCAAATTGGATGAGGCCAATGGTGATATACTAGCATTGAGGAAACAAATGCAAAAGGGACAAAGTTTTGATGAGCAAAATGAATATAAAGCCTTTTCCACATCTAAAACGGATTATGAACAATTGGTGCAAgaattagaaaaaattaaaaagaag TATCAGCAAATACAACTTGATTATAGAGCCACATTAGACGAGAAAGAGGAGCTGGTGTCAGATCGTGACTACTACAAGAGTAAGGTGCAGCGCTTGAACCACCAAATAAGCTACATTTTATCTAATAGAGTGAAGATGCAAACAGATGAACAGGACAGTCCTAAGCAAATTGTCGATATTGATGCATTgattactgaaaataaatatttacacgaaAGAATAACACAGCTGCAAGTCGAAAAAGAAATTGTCAAAAGAACTTTGACAAAGTATAAG attcTTCTAGACAATAGGAGTAAAAATGAaccattcaatattaaaaagggGTTTGCAGATGTAATAACCCAAAAGCAAG tGAGGGAACTTTTGGATATAAACTCCAAGACAGGTTTAAAAAGAACCTCGGCTGCAGAGCTCAAGTCTTTATGTTTGGGACTATTTGAAGCTTTGAATGACAAATCGATTGCACTCCAACATCAAAGGAAAACTAATCA AATACTGGCCAATAGGATAACAGATTTGGAGAAAACATTAGAGAACTGGTGTAATGGTCAAAAGTGTGTACCAATTTTTCCATCTCAAATGTTAATGGAAGAGTTCCCCAATGATTCAGGATCAGTCAAATCTGATGAATCTAAAGAAAAATCGGAAAAggaaatgtatgaaaataattatatcaacaaGATCAAATATACTGACAGCGACGAAGAGTTGAACAAAAGCAAAGAAGATTTATCTAGTTCGAGTTTTGAAAATGGGAGTGGTGATCACAGATTGTCATCAAAAATAGTTCTGCCGCAAGAATTAGAAGATTTAGTAAAGGAAGCCCTCGCAGCACTGAAATCTGTTCAGTGA